From a single Daphnia pulex isolate KAP4 chromosome 2, ASM2113471v1 genomic region:
- the LOC124188653 gene encoding zinc transporter ZIP11-like isoform X2: MISGYSPEIQAIFGTLFTWGLTAAGSALVFFMRGTQRKFLDSSLGFAAGVMLAASYWSLLAPAIEMAESSGMYGESGEYAFAPVALGFFMGALFVFAADQLMHYFKIGSTELMMETKHKQIKNSSGPEILSKSSKDGLIKRKAHLPTGDEEELSLGLSHEDYSKLHKQSAEKWKRILLLVIAITVHNIPEGLAVGVGFGAIGKSPKATFESARNLAVGIGIQNFPEGLAVSLPLRGSGVSVWKSFWYGQLSGMVEPIAGLIGVLCVSWIEPLLPYAMAFAAGAMVYVVCDDLIPEASSSGNGRQASWGAIFGFILMMCLDVGLG; this comes from the exons ATGATTTCTGGGTACAGTCCTGAAATTCAAGCCATCTTTGGTACCTTGTTTACATGGGGTCTGACAGCTGCCGGTTCggctcttgttttttttatgaggGGTACCCAG agaaaatttttagACAGTAGTCTTGGTTTTGCTGCTGGTGTGATGCTGGCAGCTTCGTATTGGTCTCTTCTAGCTCCTGCAATTGAAATGGCAGAAAGCTCAGGGATGTACGGAGAATCAGGGGAATATGCCTTTGCCCCTGTTGCGCTGGGTTTCTTCATGGGagctctttttgtttttgcagcTGATCAGTTAAtgcattatttcaaaattggaTCAACAGAATTAATGATgg AaaccaaacacaaacaaatcaaaaatagttCTGGACCTGAAATCTTGAGTAAGTCCTCAAAAGATGGATTGATCAAAAGGAAAGCACATTTACCAACTGgggatgaagaagaattaagCTTAGGTCTTTCTCATGAGGACTACAGCAAACTTCATAAGCAGTCAGCTGAAAAATGGAAGCGAATCCTCCTTCTAGTGATTGCAATTACAGTTCACAACATTCCAG AAGGTCTAGCTGTCGGTGTAGGTTTCGGAGCCATAGGAAAATCTCCCAAAGCCACTTTCGAAAGCGCTAG GAATTTAGCTGTTGGTATCGGGATTCAGAATTTTCCCGAAGGCCTGGCTGTTAGCCTTCCGTTACGGGGTTCAGGCGTTTCAGTTTGGAAGAGTTTTTG GTATGGACAATTGAGTGGAATGGTGGAACCGATAGCTGGCCTGATTGGTGTGCTCTGCGTATCGTGGATCGAGCCTTTACTCCCTTACGCAATGGCCTTCGCGGCCGGTGCAATGGTGTACGTAGTCTGTGATGATTTGATTCCTGAAGCCTCCTCGAG cggaaacggaagacaagctTCGTGGGGAGCCATTTTCGGCTTCATTTTGATGATGTGTCTCGACGTAGGTCTCGGCTAA
- the LOC124188653 gene encoding zinc transporter ZIP11-like isoform X1, which produces MISGYSPEIQAIFGTLFTWGLTAAGSALVFFMRGTQRKFLDSSLGFAAGVMLAASYWSLLAPAIEMAESSGMYGESGEYAFAPVALGFFMGALFVFAADQLMHYFKIGSTELMMVDLSFDYNSSPETKHKQIKNSSGPEILSKSSKDGLIKRKAHLPTGDEEELSLGLSHEDYSKLHKQSAEKWKRILLLVIAITVHNIPEGLAVGVGFGAIGKSPKATFESARNLAVGIGIQNFPEGLAVSLPLRGSGVSVWKSFWYGQLSGMVEPIAGLIGVLCVSWIEPLLPYAMAFAAGAMVYVVCDDLIPEASSSGNGRQASWGAIFGFILMMCLDVGLG; this is translated from the exons ATGATTTCTGGGTACAGTCCTGAAATTCAAGCCATCTTTGGTACCTTGTTTACATGGGGTCTGACAGCTGCCGGTTCggctcttgttttttttatgaggGGTACCCAG agaaaatttttagACAGTAGTCTTGGTTTTGCTGCTGGTGTGATGCTGGCAGCTTCGTATTGGTCTCTTCTAGCTCCTGCAATTGAAATGGCAGAAAGCTCAGGGATGTACGGAGAATCAGGGGAATATGCCTTTGCCCCTGTTGCGCTGGGTTTCTTCATGGGagctctttttgtttttgcagcTGATCAGTTAAtgcattatttcaaaattggaTCAACAGAATTAATGATgg TTGATTTGAGTTTTGATTACAATTCATCACCAGAaaccaaacacaaacaaatcaaaaatagttCTGGACCTGAAATCTTGAGTAAGTCCTCAAAAGATGGATTGATCAAAAGGAAAGCACATTTACCAACTGgggatgaagaagaattaagCTTAGGTCTTTCTCATGAGGACTACAGCAAACTTCATAAGCAGTCAGCTGAAAAATGGAAGCGAATCCTCCTTCTAGTGATTGCAATTACAGTTCACAACATTCCAG AAGGTCTAGCTGTCGGTGTAGGTTTCGGAGCCATAGGAAAATCTCCCAAAGCCACTTTCGAAAGCGCTAG GAATTTAGCTGTTGGTATCGGGATTCAGAATTTTCCCGAAGGCCTGGCTGTTAGCCTTCCGTTACGGGGTTCAGGCGTTTCAGTTTGGAAGAGTTTTTG GTATGGACAATTGAGTGGAATGGTGGAACCGATAGCTGGCCTGATTGGTGTGCTCTGCGTATCGTGGATCGAGCCTTTACTCCCTTACGCAATGGCCTTCGCGGCCGGTGCAATGGTGTACGTAGTCTGTGATGATTTGATTCCTGAAGCCTCCTCGAG cggaaacggaagacaagctTCGTGGGGAGCCATTTTCGGCTTCATTTTGATGATGTGTCTCGACGTAGGTCTCGGCTAA
- the LOC124209385 gene encoding uncharacterized protein LOC124209385 has product MKEIANQKTKETPKESSVKNKQKETDSQNKRDLNKESTDEDESRTSKVGDENMDRGGKGNEIYGKRCSNNDEDEIPVDNIFLDELDGEDASSLSLKLIKLLKEFCHICLLCLLYEKQQNK; this is encoded by the exons ATGAAAGAAATTGCCAATCAGAAGACAAAAG AAACACCCAAGGAATCATCagtcaaaaacaaacagaaggAAACTGACAGTCAGAATAAAAGAG ACCTAAACAAAGAATCAACTGATGAAGATGAATCGAGAACATCAAAAGTTGGAGATGAAAATATGGATCGTGGTGGGAAAGGCAATGAAATATATGGAAAAAGATGTTCAAACAACGACGAAGATGAAATCCCAGTTGATAACATATTTTTGGATGAATTGGACGGAGAAGATGCATCATCTCTATctcttaaattaataaaactcttaaaagaattttgtcaCATATGTCTACTTTGTTTACTttacgaaaaacaacaaaataaataa